One window of the Oncorhynchus mykiss isolate Arlee chromosome 5, USDA_OmykA_1.1, whole genome shotgun sequence genome contains the following:
- the brdt gene encoding bromodomain testis-specific protein isoform X1: MMTDAKYPSVSRVGGVNPPPPKFNNPKKPGRQTNQLQYLEKVVVKALWRHNFSWPFRTPVDAVGLHIPDYYTIIKTPMDLSTIKKRLQNNYYCKALECIQDFNKLFTNCYVYNRPGDDIVLMAQALEKIFLQRVAEMPQEETEISAITTKTPVKGGRKSSSASRLHSCSSCLILHINCVVKLRPQSPVSEVVFQQTVTVIPPEALHTVPPAAQLSSHIAAKIKKGVKRKADTTTPTASAPITSCESSPIVDGSTACKLFSRRGSSRPIKPPRKDLPDSPQHHQSKKRKLSDQLRFCNCILKEMFTKRHAAYGWPFYKPVDTEALGLRDYHDIIKQPMDLGTIRKKMDEREYMDAQEFAADFRLMFSNCYKYNPPTHEVVIMARKLQDVFEARWLKLPDEPVRSAGDPGHHRDKKARGDGPECSSSTGSSDSESSSESESSSGTEEEEEEEEEEEARVLRLAKLEEQLKAVHDQLQKLTQEPLLKPKKKEKSKERRKKKETSSRPKQEEDLRKTKPKVQQRGINKGTSAVHGKRRKMALPMVPYKSDEEEVPALPMSYSEKRQLSLDINKLPGDKLGKVVNIIQAREASLRNANPEEIEIDFETLKPSTLRALESFAMTCLRKRPKKHNLNKLVKTKGPIQTVKKQDAEKYLQSITEEMSSLAKKKKKTTSELPRAPAVPDLAQPSRLREGIGSDISSSSSSDSSNSDSSDSDSVKKTKKKKSKGDPHKVKTKTSQPLPASLPPAPVTKGQSTQQYPAQPPLDLLISPPALHSRLPPQPSRPSSKAAPLPRKNMVAPQQLTDSQPQQQDPLSESPTSPSLTPPSAASCDPSLTLTLPTDPLSTTSTPTQEPPSSLLCLPQPSPLALLTSPHCQSPGQTQEVKTGPVYLNLPDRAQQEGLSALLSPLTSPPVGLLQAAGNRYEQLYPVLLSPLQDSPLQPVKDDRRASEALEEIPYRKLQKQTNTRHSDSVFDGGNTSLSHPANKTTADGKNTPAKKDIVLKNADSWASLRKMSLSTPSTVRSSKESFDKFRRAAIEKEEREKALILRRMQMKEMASGKSSLTMPVSVPPRAAEPEPLPCRTPTPEPAEIPLQTEVIVEPPSPKAPEALREEPLAAAPTPPPPLTTQTSVDREREMARRREQERRRREAMSGIIDMTMQSDIMATFEKNLD, from the exons gATTACTATACAATTATCAAGACACCAATGGACTTGAGCACCATCAAGAAGCGTCTTCAGAATAATTATTACTGCAAAGCATTGGAATGCATACAGGACTTCAACAAACTCTTCACCAACTGCTATGTATATAATCGG CCTGGAGATGACATAGTCCTGATGGCCCAAGCCTTGGAGAAGATCTTCCTACAGAGAGTGGCTGAGATGCCCCAGGAAGAGACTGAGATATCTGCCATCACAACcaagacaccagtgaagggtggGAGGAAGTCCTCCTCTGCTAGTAGGCTACACAGCTGCTCCAGCTGCTTAATCTTGCACATAAatt GTGTGGTGAAGCTGAGGCCCCAGTCCCCTGTGTCTGAGGTGGTGTTCCAGCAGACAGTGACAGTCATCCCTCCTGAGGCCCTCCACACCGTCCCCCCTGCTGCCCAGCTCTCCTCACACATAGCAGCCAAA ATCAAGAAGGGTGTGAAAAGAAAAGCCGACACCACCACGCCGACAGCCTCTGCTCCGATCACCAGCTGCGAGTCGTCCCCCATCGTTGATGGCTCGACGGCCTGTAAGCTGTTCTCCAGGCGGGGCAGCAGTCGGCCCATCAAACCCCCCAGGAAAGACCTGCCGGACTCTCCCCAGCACCACCAGAGCAAGAAGAGGAAGCTCTCTGATCAGCTCCGCTTCTGTAACTGCATCCTGAAGGAGATGTTCACCAAGAGGCACGCGGCCTACGGCTGGCCCTTCTATAAGCCGGTGGATACGGAGGCCCTGGGTCTACGCGACTACCACGACATCATCAAGCAGCCCATGGACCTGGGCACCATACGG AAAAAAATGGACGAACGTGAGTACATGGATGCCCAGGAGTTTGCTGCTGATTTCAGACTCATGTTTTCCAACTGTTACAAAtacaacccacccacccacgaagttgttattatggcaagaaaactCCAG GATGTGTTTGAGGCACGCTGGCTGAAGCTTCCAGACGAGCCAGTGAGGAGTGCGGGTGATCCAGGTCACCACAGGGACAAGAAAGCGAGAGGAGATGGGCCTGAGTGCTCTTCCAGCACAGGCAGCAGTGACAGCGAGAGCTCTTCTGAATCAGAGTCCTCCTCTGGtacggaggaagaggaggaggaggaggaggaagaggaggccagAGTTCTACGGCTGGCTAAACTAGAGGAACAG TTGAAAGCGGTACACGATCAGCTGCAGAAACTCACCCAGGAGCCCCTGCTCAAACCAAAGAAGAAAGAGAAATCaaaggagagaagaaaaaagaAGGAAACGAGTAGTAGACCGAAGCAGGAAGAAGACCTGAGGAAGACCAAACCTAAAGTACAGCAGAGGGGCATCAATAAGGGCACGTCTGCAGT GCACGGTAAGAGGAGGAAGATGGCACTCCCAATGGTGCCCTACAAGTCTGATGAGGAAGAGGTGCCAGCGTTGCCCATGTCGTACAGTGAGAAGAGGCAGCTGAGCCTGGACATCAACAAGCTTCCGGGGGACAAACTGGGTAAGGTGGTGAACATCATCCAGGCCAGGGAGGCCTCGCTCAGAAATGCCAACCCTGAGGAGATCGAGATCGACTTTGAGACCCTCAAGCCCTCCACTCTCAGGGCCCTGGAGAGCTTCGCCATGACCTGCCTCAGGAAACGACCCAAGAAACACAACC TGAATAAGCTGGTGAAAACCAAAGGACCAATACAGACTGTGAAGAAGCAGGATGCAGAGAAATATCTCCAGAGTATTACTGAAGAAATGAGCTCACTggcaaagaagaagaaaaagacaaCAA GTGAGCTCCCCAGGGCTCCTGCTGTCCCAGACCTAGCCCAGCCATCCCGTCTCCGTGAGGGTATCGGCTCTGACATctccagcagcagtagtagtgattCTAGCAATTCTGATAGCAGTGACTCTGATTCAG TGAAGAAAACCAAGAAGAAGAAAAGCAAAGGTGATCCACACAAGGTCAAGACCAAG ACCAGCCagcccctgcctgcctctctaccCCCAGCACCAGTCACTAAAGGCCAGTCTACACAGCAGTACCCAGCCCAGCCTCCTCTAGATCTGCTCATCTCACCCCCAG CCTTACACAGCCGCCTGCCTCCGCAGCCTTCAAGACCTAGTTCCAAAGCAGCACCACTACCTCGCAAAAACATGGTGGCCCCCCAGCAGCTCACTGACAGTCAGCCCCAACAACAAGACCCCCTATCTGAGAGCCCTActtccccctccctcactcccccttcTGCCGCCTCCTGTGACCCTTCCCTGACTCTAACTCTGCCCACAGACCCTCTCAGCACAACATCCACCCCCACACAAGAACCTCCCTCCAGCTTACTCTGTTTGCCCCAGCCCTCTCCCTTagcactcctcacctctcctcattgTCAGTCACCAGGCCAGACACAGGAGGTGAAAACTGGGCCAGTTTATCTCAATCTACCTGATAGGGCACAACAGGAAG GCCTATCTGCGCTGTTGTCCCCTCTGACCTCTCCTCCTGTAGGTTTATTACAGGCTGCTGGCAACAGATATGAG CAGCTGTACCCAGTGCTGTTGTCCCCTCTACAAGACAGCCCATTACAGCCTGTGAAGGATGACAGGAGGGCCTCGGAAGCACTGGAGGAGATTCCCTACAGGAAGCTGCAGAAACAGACTA ATACCAGAcactctgacagtgtgtttgaTGGTGGCAACACCAGCCTATCTCAtccagctaataaaaccactgcTGACGGAAAAAACACGCCTGCAAAAAAG GATATTGTCCTGAAGAACGCAGACTCCTGGGCTAGTCTGAGGAAGATGTCGCTTTCCACTCCTTCTACGGTGAGGTCATCGAAGGAGAGCTTTGATAAGTTTCGCAGGGCAGCCatagaaaaggaggagagagagaaagctctgATTCTAAGGAGGATGCAGATGAAGGAGATGGCTTCTGGGAAGAGCAG CCTGACTATGCCAGTATCAGTGCCACCTAGAGCAGCAGAACCGGAGCCCCTGCCCTGTAGAACTCCAACCCCAGAGCCAGCAGAGATCCCCCTGCAGACAGAGGTCATCGTGGAGCCTCCGTCTCCTAAAGCTCCAGAGGCCCTAAGAGAGGAGCCTCTAGCGGCTGCCCCAACCCCACCTCCGCCCCTCACTACTCAGACCTCtgtggacagggagagggagatggccCGCAGGAGAGAACAGGAGCGACGCAGACGGGAGGCT ATGTCTGGTATCATTGACATGACCATGCAGAGTGACATCATGGCAACGTTTGAGAAGAACCTGGACTAA
- the brdt gene encoding bromodomain testis-specific protein isoform X4 produces MMTDAKYPSVSRVGGVNPPPPKFNNPKKPGRQTNQLQYLEKVVVKALWRHNFSWPFRTPVDAVGLHIPDYYTIIKTPMDLSTIKKRLQNNYYCKALECIQDFNKLFTNCYVYNRPGDDIVLMAQALEKIFLQRVAEMPQEETEISAITTKTPVKGVVKLRPQSPVSEVVFQQTVTVIPPEALHTVPPAAQLSSHIAAKIKKGVKRKADTTTPTASAPITSCESSPIVDGSTACKLFSRRGSSRPIKPPRKDLPDSPQHHQSKKRKLSDQLRFCNCILKEMFTKRHAAYGWPFYKPVDTEALGLRDYHDIIKQPMDLGTIRKKMDEREYMDAQEFAADFRLMFSNCYKYNPPTHEVVIMARKLQDVFEARWLKLPDEPVRSAGDPGHHRDKKARGDGPECSSSTGSSDSESSSESESSSGTEEEEEEEEEEEARVLRLAKLEEQLKAVHDQLQKLTQEPLLKPKKKEKSKERRKKKETSSRPKQEEDLRKTKPKVQQRGINKGTSAVHGKRRKMALPMVPYKSDEEEVPALPMSYSEKRQLSLDINKLPGDKLGKVVNIIQAREASLRNANPEEIEIDFETLKPSTLRALESFAMTCLRKRPKKHNLNKLVKTKGPIQTVKKQDAEKYLQSITEEMSSLAKKKKKTTSELPRAPAVPDLAQPSRLREGIGSDISSSSSSDSSNSDSSDSDSVKKTKKKKSKGDPHKVKTKTSQPLPASLPPAPVTKGQSTQQYPAQPPLDLLISPPALHSRLPPQPSRPSSKAAPLPRKNMVAPQQLTDSQPQQQDPLSESPTSPSLTPPSAASCDPSLTLTLPTDPLSTTSTPTQEPPSSLLCLPQPSPLALLTSPHCQSPGQTQEVKTGPVYLNLPDRAQQEGLSALLSPLTSPPVGLLQAAGNRYEQLYPVLLSPLQDSPLQPVKDDRRASEALEEIPYRKLQKQTNTRHSDSVFDGGNTSLSHPANKTTADGKNTPAKKDIVLKNADSWASLRKMSLSTPSTVRSSKESFDKFRRAAIEKEEREKALILRRMQMKEMASGKSSLTMPVSVPPRAAEPEPLPCRTPTPEPAEIPLQTEVIVEPPSPKAPEALREEPLAAAPTPPPPLTTQTSVDREREMARRREQERRRREAMSGIIDMTMQSDIMATFEKNLD; encoded by the exons gATTACTATACAATTATCAAGACACCAATGGACTTGAGCACCATCAAGAAGCGTCTTCAGAATAATTATTACTGCAAAGCATTGGAATGCATACAGGACTTCAACAAACTCTTCACCAACTGCTATGTATATAATCGG CCTGGAGATGACATAGTCCTGATGGCCCAAGCCTTGGAGAAGATCTTCCTACAGAGAGTGGCTGAGATGCCCCAGGAAGAGACTGAGATATCTGCCATCACAACcaagacaccagtgaagg GTGTGGTGAAGCTGAGGCCCCAGTCCCCTGTGTCTGAGGTGGTGTTCCAGCAGACAGTGACAGTCATCCCTCCTGAGGCCCTCCACACCGTCCCCCCTGCTGCCCAGCTCTCCTCACACATAGCAGCCAAA ATCAAGAAGGGTGTGAAAAGAAAAGCCGACACCACCACGCCGACAGCCTCTGCTCCGATCACCAGCTGCGAGTCGTCCCCCATCGTTGATGGCTCGACGGCCTGTAAGCTGTTCTCCAGGCGGGGCAGCAGTCGGCCCATCAAACCCCCCAGGAAAGACCTGCCGGACTCTCCCCAGCACCACCAGAGCAAGAAGAGGAAGCTCTCTGATCAGCTCCGCTTCTGTAACTGCATCCTGAAGGAGATGTTCACCAAGAGGCACGCGGCCTACGGCTGGCCCTTCTATAAGCCGGTGGATACGGAGGCCCTGGGTCTACGCGACTACCACGACATCATCAAGCAGCCCATGGACCTGGGCACCATACGG AAAAAAATGGACGAACGTGAGTACATGGATGCCCAGGAGTTTGCTGCTGATTTCAGACTCATGTTTTCCAACTGTTACAAAtacaacccacccacccacgaagttgttattatggcaagaaaactCCAG GATGTGTTTGAGGCACGCTGGCTGAAGCTTCCAGACGAGCCAGTGAGGAGTGCGGGTGATCCAGGTCACCACAGGGACAAGAAAGCGAGAGGAGATGGGCCTGAGTGCTCTTCCAGCACAGGCAGCAGTGACAGCGAGAGCTCTTCTGAATCAGAGTCCTCCTCTGGtacggaggaagaggaggaggaggaggaggaagaggaggccagAGTTCTACGGCTGGCTAAACTAGAGGAACAG TTGAAAGCGGTACACGATCAGCTGCAGAAACTCACCCAGGAGCCCCTGCTCAAACCAAAGAAGAAAGAGAAATCaaaggagagaagaaaaaagaAGGAAACGAGTAGTAGACCGAAGCAGGAAGAAGACCTGAGGAAGACCAAACCTAAAGTACAGCAGAGGGGCATCAATAAGGGCACGTCTGCAGT GCACGGTAAGAGGAGGAAGATGGCACTCCCAATGGTGCCCTACAAGTCTGATGAGGAAGAGGTGCCAGCGTTGCCCATGTCGTACAGTGAGAAGAGGCAGCTGAGCCTGGACATCAACAAGCTTCCGGGGGACAAACTGGGTAAGGTGGTGAACATCATCCAGGCCAGGGAGGCCTCGCTCAGAAATGCCAACCCTGAGGAGATCGAGATCGACTTTGAGACCCTCAAGCCCTCCACTCTCAGGGCCCTGGAGAGCTTCGCCATGACCTGCCTCAGGAAACGACCCAAGAAACACAACC TGAATAAGCTGGTGAAAACCAAAGGACCAATACAGACTGTGAAGAAGCAGGATGCAGAGAAATATCTCCAGAGTATTACTGAAGAAATGAGCTCACTggcaaagaagaagaaaaagacaaCAA GTGAGCTCCCCAGGGCTCCTGCTGTCCCAGACCTAGCCCAGCCATCCCGTCTCCGTGAGGGTATCGGCTCTGACATctccagcagcagtagtagtgattCTAGCAATTCTGATAGCAGTGACTCTGATTCAG TGAAGAAAACCAAGAAGAAGAAAAGCAAAGGTGATCCACACAAGGTCAAGACCAAG ACCAGCCagcccctgcctgcctctctaccCCCAGCACCAGTCACTAAAGGCCAGTCTACACAGCAGTACCCAGCCCAGCCTCCTCTAGATCTGCTCATCTCACCCCCAG CCTTACACAGCCGCCTGCCTCCGCAGCCTTCAAGACCTAGTTCCAAAGCAGCACCACTACCTCGCAAAAACATGGTGGCCCCCCAGCAGCTCACTGACAGTCAGCCCCAACAACAAGACCCCCTATCTGAGAGCCCTActtccccctccctcactcccccttcTGCCGCCTCCTGTGACCCTTCCCTGACTCTAACTCTGCCCACAGACCCTCTCAGCACAACATCCACCCCCACACAAGAACCTCCCTCCAGCTTACTCTGTTTGCCCCAGCCCTCTCCCTTagcactcctcacctctcctcattgTCAGTCACCAGGCCAGACACAGGAGGTGAAAACTGGGCCAGTTTATCTCAATCTACCTGATAGGGCACAACAGGAAG GCCTATCTGCGCTGTTGTCCCCTCTGACCTCTCCTCCTGTAGGTTTATTACAGGCTGCTGGCAACAGATATGAG CAGCTGTACCCAGTGCTGTTGTCCCCTCTACAAGACAGCCCATTACAGCCTGTGAAGGATGACAGGAGGGCCTCGGAAGCACTGGAGGAGATTCCCTACAGGAAGCTGCAGAAACAGACTA ATACCAGAcactctgacagtgtgtttgaTGGTGGCAACACCAGCCTATCTCAtccagctaataaaaccactgcTGACGGAAAAAACACGCCTGCAAAAAAG GATATTGTCCTGAAGAACGCAGACTCCTGGGCTAGTCTGAGGAAGATGTCGCTTTCCACTCCTTCTACGGTGAGGTCATCGAAGGAGAGCTTTGATAAGTTTCGCAGGGCAGCCatagaaaaggaggagagagagaaagctctgATTCTAAGGAGGATGCAGATGAAGGAGATGGCTTCTGGGAAGAGCAG CCTGACTATGCCAGTATCAGTGCCACCTAGAGCAGCAGAACCGGAGCCCCTGCCCTGTAGAACTCCAACCCCAGAGCCAGCAGAGATCCCCCTGCAGACAGAGGTCATCGTGGAGCCTCCGTCTCCTAAAGCTCCAGAGGCCCTAAGAGAGGAGCCTCTAGCGGCTGCCCCAACCCCACCTCCGCCCCTCACTACTCAGACCTCtgtggacagggagagggagatggccCGCAGGAGAGAACAGGAGCGACGCAGACGGGAGGCT ATGTCTGGTATCATTGACATGACCATGCAGAGTGACATCATGGCAACGTTTGAGAAGAACCTGGACTAA
- the brdt gene encoding bromodomain testis-specific protein isoform X3 has translation MMTDAKYPSVSRVGGVNPPPPKFNNPKKPGRQTNQLQYLEKVVVKALWRHNFSWPFRTPVDAVGLHIPDYYTIIKTPMDLSTIKKRLQNNYYCKALECIQDFNKLFTNCYVYNRPGDDIVLMAQALEKIFLQRVAEMPQEETEISAITTKTPVKGGRKSSSASVVKLRPQSPVSEVVFQQTVTVIPPEALHTVPPAAQLSSHIAAKIKKGVKRKADTTTPTASAPITSCESSPIVDGSTACKLFSRRGSSRPIKPPRKDLPDSPQHHQSKKRKLSDQLRFCNCILKEMFTKRHAAYGWPFYKPVDTEALGLRDYHDIIKQPMDLGTIRKKMDEREYMDAQEFAADFRLMFSNCYKYNPPTHEVVIMARKLQDVFEARWLKLPDEPVRSAGDPGHHRDKKARGDGPECSSSTGSSDSESSSESESSSGTEEEEEEEEEEEARVLRLAKLEEQLKAVHDQLQKLTQEPLLKPKKKEKSKERRKKKETSSRPKQEEDLRKTKPKVQQRGINKGTSAVHGKRRKMALPMVPYKSDEEEVPALPMSYSEKRQLSLDINKLPGDKLGKVVNIIQAREASLRNANPEEIEIDFETLKPSTLRALESFAMTCLRKRPKKHNLNKLVKTKGPIQTVKKQDAEKYLQSITEEMSSLAKKKKKTTSELPRAPAVPDLAQPSRLREGIGSDISSSSSSDSSNSDSSDSDSVKKTKKKKSKGDPHKVKTKTSQPLPASLPPAPVTKGQSTQQYPAQPPLDLLISPPALHSRLPPQPSRPSSKAAPLPRKNMVAPQQLTDSQPQQQDPLSESPTSPSLTPPSAASCDPSLTLTLPTDPLSTTSTPTQEPPSSLLCLPQPSPLALLTSPHCQSPGQTQEVKTGPVYLNLPDRAQQEGLSALLSPLTSPPVGLLQAAGNRYEQLYPVLLSPLQDSPLQPVKDDRRASEALEEIPYRKLQKQTNTRHSDSVFDGGNTSLSHPANKTTADGKNTPAKKDIVLKNADSWASLRKMSLSTPSTVRSSKESFDKFRRAAIEKEEREKALILRRMQMKEMASGKSSLTMPVSVPPRAAEPEPLPCRTPTPEPAEIPLQTEVIVEPPSPKAPEALREEPLAAAPTPPPPLTTQTSVDREREMARRREQERRRREAMSGIIDMTMQSDIMATFEKNLD, from the exons gATTACTATACAATTATCAAGACACCAATGGACTTGAGCACCATCAAGAAGCGTCTTCAGAATAATTATTACTGCAAAGCATTGGAATGCATACAGGACTTCAACAAACTCTTCACCAACTGCTATGTATATAATCGG CCTGGAGATGACATAGTCCTGATGGCCCAAGCCTTGGAGAAGATCTTCCTACAGAGAGTGGCTGAGATGCCCCAGGAAGAGACTGAGATATCTGCCATCACAACcaagacaccagtgaagggtggGAGGAAGTCCTCCTCTGCTA GTGTGGTGAAGCTGAGGCCCCAGTCCCCTGTGTCTGAGGTGGTGTTCCAGCAGACAGTGACAGTCATCCCTCCTGAGGCCCTCCACACCGTCCCCCCTGCTGCCCAGCTCTCCTCACACATAGCAGCCAAA ATCAAGAAGGGTGTGAAAAGAAAAGCCGACACCACCACGCCGACAGCCTCTGCTCCGATCACCAGCTGCGAGTCGTCCCCCATCGTTGATGGCTCGACGGCCTGTAAGCTGTTCTCCAGGCGGGGCAGCAGTCGGCCCATCAAACCCCCCAGGAAAGACCTGCCGGACTCTCCCCAGCACCACCAGAGCAAGAAGAGGAAGCTCTCTGATCAGCTCCGCTTCTGTAACTGCATCCTGAAGGAGATGTTCACCAAGAGGCACGCGGCCTACGGCTGGCCCTTCTATAAGCCGGTGGATACGGAGGCCCTGGGTCTACGCGACTACCACGACATCATCAAGCAGCCCATGGACCTGGGCACCATACGG AAAAAAATGGACGAACGTGAGTACATGGATGCCCAGGAGTTTGCTGCTGATTTCAGACTCATGTTTTCCAACTGTTACAAAtacaacccacccacccacgaagttgttattatggcaagaaaactCCAG GATGTGTTTGAGGCACGCTGGCTGAAGCTTCCAGACGAGCCAGTGAGGAGTGCGGGTGATCCAGGTCACCACAGGGACAAGAAAGCGAGAGGAGATGGGCCTGAGTGCTCTTCCAGCACAGGCAGCAGTGACAGCGAGAGCTCTTCTGAATCAGAGTCCTCCTCTGGtacggaggaagaggaggaggaggaggaggaagaggaggccagAGTTCTACGGCTGGCTAAACTAGAGGAACAG TTGAAAGCGGTACACGATCAGCTGCAGAAACTCACCCAGGAGCCCCTGCTCAAACCAAAGAAGAAAGAGAAATCaaaggagagaagaaaaaagaAGGAAACGAGTAGTAGACCGAAGCAGGAAGAAGACCTGAGGAAGACCAAACCTAAAGTACAGCAGAGGGGCATCAATAAGGGCACGTCTGCAGT GCACGGTAAGAGGAGGAAGATGGCACTCCCAATGGTGCCCTACAAGTCTGATGAGGAAGAGGTGCCAGCGTTGCCCATGTCGTACAGTGAGAAGAGGCAGCTGAGCCTGGACATCAACAAGCTTCCGGGGGACAAACTGGGTAAGGTGGTGAACATCATCCAGGCCAGGGAGGCCTCGCTCAGAAATGCCAACCCTGAGGAGATCGAGATCGACTTTGAGACCCTCAAGCCCTCCACTCTCAGGGCCCTGGAGAGCTTCGCCATGACCTGCCTCAGGAAACGACCCAAGAAACACAACC TGAATAAGCTGGTGAAAACCAAAGGACCAATACAGACTGTGAAGAAGCAGGATGCAGAGAAATATCTCCAGAGTATTACTGAAGAAATGAGCTCACTggcaaagaagaagaaaaagacaaCAA GTGAGCTCCCCAGGGCTCCTGCTGTCCCAGACCTAGCCCAGCCATCCCGTCTCCGTGAGGGTATCGGCTCTGACATctccagcagcagtagtagtgattCTAGCAATTCTGATAGCAGTGACTCTGATTCAG TGAAGAAAACCAAGAAGAAGAAAAGCAAAGGTGATCCACACAAGGTCAAGACCAAG ACCAGCCagcccctgcctgcctctctaccCCCAGCACCAGTCACTAAAGGCCAGTCTACACAGCAGTACCCAGCCCAGCCTCCTCTAGATCTGCTCATCTCACCCCCAG CCTTACACAGCCGCCTGCCTCCGCAGCCTTCAAGACCTAGTTCCAAAGCAGCACCACTACCTCGCAAAAACATGGTGGCCCCCCAGCAGCTCACTGACAGTCAGCCCCAACAACAAGACCCCCTATCTGAGAGCCCTActtccccctccctcactcccccttcTGCCGCCTCCTGTGACCCTTCCCTGACTCTAACTCTGCCCACAGACCCTCTCAGCACAACATCCACCCCCACACAAGAACCTCCCTCCAGCTTACTCTGTTTGCCCCAGCCCTCTCCCTTagcactcctcacctctcctcattgTCAGTCACCAGGCCAGACACAGGAGGTGAAAACTGGGCCAGTTTATCTCAATCTACCTGATAGGGCACAACAGGAAG GCCTATCTGCGCTGTTGTCCCCTCTGACCTCTCCTCCTGTAGGTTTATTACAGGCTGCTGGCAACAGATATGAG CAGCTGTACCCAGTGCTGTTGTCCCCTCTACAAGACAGCCCATTACAGCCTGTGAAGGATGACAGGAGGGCCTCGGAAGCACTGGAGGAGATTCCCTACAGGAAGCTGCAGAAACAGACTA ATACCAGAcactctgacagtgtgtttgaTGGTGGCAACACCAGCCTATCTCAtccagctaataaaaccactgcTGACGGAAAAAACACGCCTGCAAAAAAG GATATTGTCCTGAAGAACGCAGACTCCTGGGCTAGTCTGAGGAAGATGTCGCTTTCCACTCCTTCTACGGTGAGGTCATCGAAGGAGAGCTTTGATAAGTTTCGCAGGGCAGCCatagaaaaggaggagagagagaaagctctgATTCTAAGGAGGATGCAGATGAAGGAGATGGCTTCTGGGAAGAGCAG CCTGACTATGCCAGTATCAGTGCCACCTAGAGCAGCAGAACCGGAGCCCCTGCCCTGTAGAACTCCAACCCCAGAGCCAGCAGAGATCCCCCTGCAGACAGAGGTCATCGTGGAGCCTCCGTCTCCTAAAGCTCCAGAGGCCCTAAGAGAGGAGCCTCTAGCGGCTGCCCCAACCCCACCTCCGCCCCTCACTACTCAGACCTCtgtggacagggagagggagatggccCGCAGGAGAGAACAGGAGCGACGCAGACGGGAGGCT ATGTCTGGTATCATTGACATGACCATGCAGAGTGACATCATGGCAACGTTTGAGAAGAACCTGGACTAA